DNA sequence from the Bacillus pumilus genome:
ATTGCTGAAAACGTTCAATTTGTTCGAAGTCCTGTTTTGATGATTTCCGAATCTCTCCCTGCATATCTGTATCAATCGTGCCTGGGGAAAATGAAAACGTGTTGATTGGATATTCCTCGTCCTGCTGTTCCTCATGCAAAGTCCTCATAAACATATCAAGTCCTGCCTTTGAGCTGCAATACGCACTCCAGCCTTTATATGGATTTTTCGCCGCTCCAGAAGAAAGGTGAACAATCGTTTTCTTTCCATTAAATGATTGAGTCTGCTTAACAAACACATGGCTCAGCAAAACAGGAATCACAAGATTCAGCGTATAATGCTGATGAAGCGTATCCTGTCCGCCTTGCCCCACACGTTTGATTGGTGTCACCATGCCTGCATTATTGACGAATATGATATCATCAGCTGCTGTCAG
Encoded proteins:
- a CDS encoding (S)-benzoin forming benzil reductase; translation: MRISIVTGGSKGFGLALVNRLLSRGDHVYTAARSASPISHPKLTHTQVDLTDEQAAAKWLQDCLTPQTLTAADDIIFVNNAGMVTPIKRVGQGGQDTLHQHYTLNLVIPVLLSHVFVKQTQSFNGKKTIVHLSSGAAKNPYKGWSAYCSSKAGLDMFMRTLHEEQQDEEYPINTFSFSPGTIDTDMQGEIRKSSKQDFEQIERFQQLYETGTLKSPDEVASILLDLLADDPAGGCVYDARDYGKKQS